The window GAGTTGGTGTGTGTACCTGTATCGCTGCTGTCCCTCCAGGCCACGGGTACTGAGACAGCCGGCGCGTCGTGGCGGCGTTTGCTGTGGCTGGTGgacttccttcttcttctgccccAGCAGTTTTCGTCTGGCGCTTCCGagctgtctgcggcgctgtctttcttcttctcggtcctcctctcgctccttctttcgtcttcatTCCAGTTATCAGCTTCGACGCCGCTTCCGCCAGTTCTGTTtgcgtctccggcggcgaTCTTCTCCGCAGCTAAGGCGCTGAGtccctcctcggcgcccgaggccctcgacgaggcctcgctgtcgtctttcgccttcctgctcgtcgcgccgccgcgctcgacgcTGCCGGTCTTGCTGCCGAAGCTCATGTCGGTTCACTCGTTCCTACTTTCGCGGCATATGGACTCTTTGGTCAAGTCGCAGAGCGATGCTGCCACGGTGTCTGCAGGGGCCCAGGGAGGGCACCGCTTCGTCGAGGCTCTTCACTCGACACACGCCGTCTGCTacgcagcggccgctgcggcgcgcgacgaagcctcggcggcggtcAGTTTCGCGGCCACGgcaagcgagaaggcggcgcgaaAGGGCGCCTGGAAGAAAGAGGGAGGCGTGGACGCGAGTGGATTCACGGTTgacctcgcgctcgccccaGCGATGGCGAAGGGCGTCACCCAGGGCGAGGTCGCGGCCCTGGAGGCTCAGGTGGGTGCTTCGGGCGTCGACAGCGACGAAtacgccgcggccgcagaggaggcgcgccatATCTCGAGACGCAAGCGCGGAAGGGACGAGAGTGGCAACGCGTCGGATGCATTGCTTCTCAGCTCCTGCTTCGAAGCCTCGAGGCATGCGCGGGCTCTCGAGAGCGCGGCCGCATCTCTCGACCAAgaagaggagctgcagcagcacgagAAACCCGCAAATGAGATCATTCTGCGAAAGGGCCTGGCGACAGCTTGCCGAGCGGtggccgcaggcgtcgcctcgctggcgctgtATCCGTACTTCGCGTTTGGAAGCAGACGGTCGCGCAGGTCGGAGGgacgcagaaagcgagaTGACGACGAGCAAGGCGATAACGGGAGgaagcgcccgcgctgcgAAGGCAACACtgcgagcgaggaagacggcgagatggactcgccgcctgcttcaGACAGCGAGtcggacgcagaggccgaggcgAGCCCGCTGGAGGGCTCGCTCTTcggctcgcaggccgcggcatACGAGGATGCacaaggcgaagccgcgcgggaggaggaagagcgcgaagagctcTCCGACTTTTTCACGCTCATGAGCGAGTTGTCGTctcaggcggaggcgcttgtCTCTCTGTTGCGGTCCGCGACTccggcgaggaagaccaagaagcgagaagatggagccgcagccgcaggttccgcgggcgcggctgcgacagagacgaccctcttcgcgcagctggcggcgatCCTGGCAGGCACGGCCAAGAGCGCCAGCCATCTGATGTTCCACGACGGCGACAGCCCCAGCGTCGGTTACCTCCGCGCCTCAGGACGCGCCCTGTGGAAGGCGATTTgccccttcgccgccttcacAGAAATCGAGTCGCTGCTGGACGTCGTTCTGGATCGCCaagaggaggcagccgaGGAGAAGGGTTGCTGCGCTGAGGAAGCCGAGAAgccagaggccgccgacgaagaTGAAGCTGAAGGTGAAGCTGAAGGGGAGGAGtccgcagaggacgcagaggaagaggatgaagaagacgcggaggaagcggagaaggacgaagaaagcgaagaggaaagtgaagaggacagcggcgatgaagaagcgaaggcggacGACAACAGGGAGGAAAAgactgaagaagaggacgacgatgACAAATTCTCCATTGAGCTTGACGCCGATGCCACGTACCGAGCGCTGCTCGATGAGAATGGAGACGCGCTTCCAGGTAGGAACATTTGGCTTACTGACAGTCAAGAGGAGGCTTTCAAAGGCCCGCGTGGGTGGATGCATGCGTGTACCTCACTCTACAACGTGTGTACGTGCTCAGTTTTGACTTGTGCGCTTTCTCCTTCCTTCAATTTTTACAACCTCCTGCCCTGGCCTGTGCGGCCGCTCCTCGCGACGGGTGCGTCCGCGCGGATTCGGCGTATAACGAGCCCACGGACGACCTCCTGATCTCATTTAGCCTGCTCTCTCATGATCGCGTGGCTGTGTTTTTGATGCTCTGCCCCCTCGTGCTTAGTTGTGTCCGTTCTACGTTTGCGCTCTCCGGTATGAAGATGGAACAATATCTTCTGACCGTATTCTACACTCACTCGCCCTTGTAACTTGAGTCGGTTCTGACGGCCTGCCAAAACAAGAGTATTTCGGCCCTCTGTGTGGGCGGGCGCTTTGCGTCGTCGCATGCGTAACCTCTTTTTGGCAAAGCCTGCTCGTTTTCGTCGAGTATTCGTCTGTCATTCAGTGGCTGTTGGCTCTCGTGCGTCGCTGTTTCCTCCTTATTTAGGGGCTTACGTGCCTCCGCATACAGAGTttcgccgccaggcgcttTTGGAGCGgaagcgcagagaaaacgagcggctacggcagctgcagctgcggctgcgcgcgctggaggtGCTGCAAGTCTACTTGGAGGTGAATCCGCGGTCGTCGCACTCCTtgtccctcctcgccgcgctttTCGGCGGGTTCGATCGCATTGCCTTGCGGAGTGCCTTGAGtcggcagaagaagaacgccAAGACGAGTGCAACTGGCGGTCTCCACCAGCACCTCGCTGAGAAAATCCAGAAAGTCATTCTGGACGCCTGTGTGGCGAGTCGCCACAGAAGGCGCCCCACcccggctgcggcgaagagctgCGATGGCGCTcaggcaggcagcgcgtcggaccgcgcctgcgtcctcctcgagCAGGGGGACCGAAACGccactgccgtcgccgccgcgctgctcagctggcgagaggccgcgtggGAAGGGGGCGACAGCCACTCTGGTCAaggcgcgaaggcagcggccgcctcgctgggCTCGATGCCGCCTGTCGTCCTCCTGAGAGGATGGAACAAGCCTGGGCAGTCCCGCGAGAGCCTCGCAAACTGCGTCACCTGCGAAATcgtcgaggacgacggcaggGCGCGAGACTTGCGCGCATCCAACACAAAGCTGAGCGCCACTGAGAAATCTCTGCGCAAGGCGTGGGAAGCCGTGGAGACCTGTATcgggctccgcgcgctggaggTCCTTGAAACCTGCATCGCGTGCCGCCACCTGCCGCAGGcccaggcagcggcgagctgTCAGTACGTCGGCCTGAACCTCTTGGTGTTTCTGTTCAAGGTTGAGCAGCAGGCGGGGGAGTTCTTCTCGCAGGCGATCGCGGGCAAGTCtcacggaggcgcgggcggggcCACCTGGGgaggcagcgtcgcctcgcagacCCTCAACTTGGCGCTGAACGACTGGCTCACGAAGCGCAGCagtcgccagcagcagctggacTCTGCGTTCTTCCGATTCTTTGCGGAGAGACGCCCAGAGTGGATGCGGTTCATCGACCTCCTGGgtgccgcgcagcagcgcgcgagaggcgcgttcGTCAGACGCGAGTGCATAGCGATTGGCACGGCCGTCGCTCGCCATCCATTTTTCCTCTCAGGGCGGTCGGCGGACGAGGCAGGCAAGACGCGTGACAGAAAACAGTGCAGAGCCGAAGAGAGCGATGACGAATACCCTCGCGATGTTGGAGCGAAGGCCCGCGAGTCGCAAAGCGCCGGTGTGCACCTGCGCCCCTGCGTCACATTGGACTGGGACGCGTGGGTGCTTCGCGGCAAGAAActgcgagagcggaggcgggggcggccgAATAAAGAAGCCGAAGGTGAAACGGAGGACACTGCAGCGCAGCTTTCTCCGCCCCTTCCGGTCCGCCAGGAGGTGAATGAAACGACCTTtgtggcgctgctggagcaactatccgcctcggcggaagtcgcggctgcggaggcctccCGAGGCACCTTCTCCTCGGCCGGACAAATGAAGGCTAGCCACCGAGAAATGCTCACGTCCCTCAAGACTATTCTCCAAGCGTCCGTCACGCAGCTGAAGAGCAAGGGGCTCTTGGGTGGCTCCTTGCCAGTGAAGCAGGAGGATCAAGCAGCGCAGAGCGTGAGAAgcgcgctggaggaagaATGGACGAGGGTGGGAGAGCGACTGCTGGAAGCAGCCTCCAAACTCCAGGGCCAGGCGGGGAGGCATCAAGGTCTTTACGAGAGCATCGTACGGCTGGTGAAGATTCTCCAAGGCAaaaaggaggaggcgcctggaTCGAAGGCGCGATCAGTAGAAGCAAAGAGGGAAAAGCGAAACGAGAAGCGCAAGAGGCGAGACAAGCGATAACAGGCTCAGGGCAAGGGCTCCGTGAAGACTGAAACCGTAAACGAGGCTTCAGGCGGAGAAACGTCTACCGGCGACGACAGCCGTCAATCCAAAGAGTTTTCGAAGCCACAGAACACGGACAACCGAATGAAAACGGGGGCTATCAGTCCCAACGAAAAAACAGGGAACGCCCACGCTCCTgccaagaagaaaaaacacaaGACGAATTGAGTCGGCCGTAGGTGCCTACCGTGAAGTCGCCCCTCTGTGGCGCGAGGTGCAGTACCCAGGCCTATTATGAGAGGCTGGCACACTTACATACACGACCCGACAACGACGCGTGAACGGAGGTTTTGCTGTTCTTTTTGAGGATTTGTTCGCAGGACAGTTCCCTTTGAACTAGGTAGGTGTTAACGGTGACGTTCGATGTAAGCGGCGCCGTAtgagtcgccgcctccgctaTTCCATTTGTCTTTCGTGCATACTGGCCACCCGCTTCCTCAACACCTGTTTGTGAAGCTATTGATCTGGAATGCGTCACGGCTGTGATTCACATTTGTCCTGACCGCGACTTTCTTAGCGCTTTCCCGAGGGACGATTTGCACTCTTTGGAAAGATTGTTTCCACAATGTCACTGTAGCCGTGCGCTACACAGAGGCAACTTAgttctgcttctcgctgtTTTCATCTCAAGCATACGTACAGTCCTAATATGCAAGACGACGACAAATTCTGGTGCGTCGACGACTTCCTTGAGCTCAACGAGCGAGGAGAACAGCGGACTAGAACTCGAGCTTCTGGTGAAAGCCGCGAGCCCGATGAAACACTACTTTGACGCGGGCAGATGCGCAGCCCAGGTGCTTGACAGAGCATGAATTCGAGCTACTGCTACCGGGGCGTATAGTCAGGGTTTTGCGGTGTTCCGGGCCCCTTTGTCCGTGAATTACGCACAGCTCACGGAACCAGTGAATCTGCGGCTTCCGTGGTTGGCATCATCTGCAAAGATTAGGGTATCagtctctgctttcttctgcgACTACTGCGCTCGCGTGTGTTGTAGCATGGCCCGGGAAGTGTTCGCGATGGCCCGCTGTCCACCTTTAAGACTTTCGCCTAGCAGTGCTCACTCACATCACGCAGCTGAGCTACGCCACCGGCAGCTGTATGGGTATCACCCTTCCGGATGCCGCTGATGCCGGTGGATGGAACCGCTCATATTAAAGCGATGTCCGTTACACTCTAGTGAGACGCTACTCTTCCGGTTCCTTGTGCAGTCCGTCCCGAGCTCACGGTGTAAAACGCCGGCACTACGGTCGATCCCACGGCTCCCGCAACGGATGCAGACGGacttcgcggcgtctcggtCGCTCTCGAAGTGGGATCCTTCGGCAAGCAACACGCAGCGTTAAACTGACAGAATTATTCCTCGTACAAAATGTGTTGTCACTCCCCTGAACTGCTTGTGCAGCGGGGAGTATGGCTTGCGATTTGAAAACAGGTCCCTTATAGCCACATACAGCGAAGACGTGGAAAACGCGACCCACAGCTTCTCGTGTCatcgcgaagcagctgcgcaaaACATGTTCAGTTATACGGGCCTATGGGAGACGTTCGAGAAACGCGACGGCAGGCGGGCAGTACCTGCACACCGGGAGCCCATGGCCTGCGCAATGCTTGAACGACCACCATTCAGCCGTAACCTCAACGGATCTTTTGATGCCTGCAGTGCAGTGGTCACCACGTGATTGATGATGGTCTGTAAAGATTGTTCCCATCCACGTCTCGGTGGCATTCCGTCCTGCCCCGATGAAACGGTACAGTTTTAGTAGAAATCGTACTGGTCAGTTTTCTGTAAGTAGCCAAATTCGGGGCCTGCTGCGATCGCCGAAGATGTATGTTGGCAAGCGATAGTTCCTGTAGCCACGTAATATCGACAAGAAACGCGTACTGCACCAGACATCTGGGACAAGTGCTTCACACGGCGCTAAACCTAATTCTCGCTTTTCCTGAAACACAATCTCAACAATCGCTGCATTCGTCGCTGCCCTGTCAAAAAACAGGATTCTTTAACTGGTGTGAAAATGCTCACGGCGCCTTTCATTTTTTGGCTGGAAAAAGCCTCTACTGAGGGCGCATGTGATGGGTCACAGTCAGCTACGTGCTGCGAAATCTAGCACATACCTTGCAGACAACAGGCGGAGACCAGACACTTCCGACCGGACTTGAAGGTGCCAACAAATGCGTCTGCTTCATAACCGTGAGAACGCTGACTCAGACACTAAACCCTATACCCCCGGCTCCAGACCTGCGGCCACCCTACGGCACAAGGTGCTAGTTTCTTCAGGACTCCGTGCCCCCGCATCAGTCATGCCATGAAGAACTCGCCACGCAGCGGCCACAGATGCGACCTGAATCGCCTAGTCCTTGTCTCAGGCACACGCTGCGCTGCTTTGACCCTACCACCCCGTCACGTCGCCCTGACGTCCGAACGGAAGCCATCAGAGATGTTACAAAGGCGCTTCTTGCTCAACCCGCTCAATACCGGAAGGTTGGTTGTTTTTGTAAGCACCTGCGGACGTGTCATCAGTACCACTGGTGTCTCCTCCGAATTTGCCAGCgtgtcggcgccgccgtctgtcATTCTTTTGTTCACAGggcttcttccgccgtctCTTATACACCTGACCAAGATGCCACATGCCTCCCACAAGGGCCATACCTATGGCAACCCTCCTCAAGACTCCAATAATCTGAAAAGACCGCGTGAAGATTGTCTCCCACGCATCATCGAATCGAGGATTGCCTTGGGGTGCATACTCATCCACCATATCAACCCCCATTTCTCCCGCCAGTGCAATGAGGCTGAGAAGTGCTGCAGATTTAAATACCGCTGCCCCTGTATTCTGAATGACACTGTCGCAGGACACTGGAGCCGTCACTGTCCATCTCTTGCCGCTTGATGCGGAGTCCTCCGTCACCAcatcctccgcctcggcatTGGtgttcgcggcgtctccttcgtcgtcgccaccAGCTTGGTCTGCTCTCGTCAACAACGATAGAAGCGTACAGCTTATGGCAATAACTTTCAGCATGTGGCGTCCAAAAcacctgcgccgcggacgtACGCTGCCCCCCATTATGGCGGTAGCTTCATAAACAATTGTTTATGCGCATCAAGCGGTTGCAGGTACTGGCTGGTACACAGGTCGAAACCACATGGCGACTGTGGAAGAAAATTGCAGAAACGCGTGTTCCTTATGAAATACTGTCTCTTGACTCGTGTCAAAAGATGAAACTAGAAAGGAGACCGCGTCACAGCAGGGCACACCAAAAGACAACagtcctccgccgcacgcAAGTCAGGCTGCTGCGATTCGATGAGTTGCAAAGCCAGCCGCGCAACTATGCTTCCGACACAAATGAGCCGTCATTAATGCGGTGGTGCGTGTTTGTTGGACGCAGTAATTCGCTCCTCGAGATCTGAAGTTCATCAAACATTACGCAGGGAACCGCGGCGCGATACGTATACCACACCAGCGTGCAGCGAGCATAACCCCCGAGGACGTTGCGTCTCGTTGCCAGAAGGAGAAGAATCTCTGACAACGGCCCGCGTCGCCACCGATACGGGAGCCACTGTCTAGCTCTAATACACCGCCGGACGCCTCGAACAGTGTGAGTGGAGAAGCGGCAAGAGCAGACACGGTGCGCGTGAATTTCGAGA is drawn from Besnoitia besnoiti strain Bb-Ger1 chromosome VI, whole genome shotgun sequence and contains these coding sequences:
- a CDS encoding hypothetical protein (encoded by transcript BESB_067210) — its product is MDVARGFLDFFWALGSSQPEIRAEAASGLVDFLIQQQASAKPASVASTNQESNKDSTDREKAKGRHGDHGQSFKNLISLSGTSACEDLQYAANRLLAGLTSPRACVRQGYSVALLLLLLLFKKEIPREKVLTALEQHTSTAKVLPSEVKDLLLGRLFGYAVLQKTGYFRSNACLTQCQTVFSSLWKIIDEKVYLQEAACRLMRLIIVDLSTFSPSIALQFVHSRLEALAAVRVGAAASADGDAASDGEEKKQLGKTVTGRLPCSLAALLLDLRWAASHWGWTAKRESFTHLDILFNLDLLHEKERPRLMAFLVDTAAFHPRLHSLWDACLKLLLHCRMDEPKAAFLKWWRSVQRALFPEFPSSASRPADAASGRDAKKTEENTTESQSLQKEFLGFRLVIEVFLRLKQCALVGGEDLCMEETEKKRKGEREESKKQMSQKEALQVVAEFWPHSDGFLRALVRHLEASRGDPLRPMAEMVLDSLAVIFTGKSLSAPLSLGAAAEASSASRTGAGRLVSPFASFSSCGKAAEARKAKNLHLECGCLRDPTDEGLFASLLADDSGAFHARRATWVQQQVSASVGDEAKEKAKRKSRSDDSTGHPASPALGGDLDVLRHPFPLSLASRFEVLRAWGEAVRFRPLKKGLMKKLCRLALGGGLTVGDLRGDVFASRLFEVCRGPSASAGDANKATGTETAGASWRRLLWLVDFLLLLPQQFSSGASELSAALSFFFSVLLSLLLSSSFQLSASTPLPPVLFASPAAIFSAAKALSPSSAPEALDEASLSSFAFLLVAPPRSTLPVLLPKLMSVHSFLLSRHMDSLVKSQSDAATVSAGAQGGHRFVEALHSTHAVCYAAAAAARDEASAAVSFAATASEKAARKGAWKKEGGVDASGFTVDLALAPAMAKGVTQGEVAALEAQVGASGVDSDEYAAAAEEARHISRRKRGRDESGNASDALLLSSCFEASRHARALESAAASLDQEEELQQHEKPANEIILRKGLATACRAVAAGVASLALYPYFAFGSRRSRRSEGRRKRDDDEQGDNGRKRPRCEGNTASEEDGEMDSPPASDSESDAEAEASPLEGSLFGSQAAAYEDAQGEAAREEEEREELSDFFTLMSELSSQAEALVSLLRSATPARKTKKREDGAAAAGSAGAAATETTLFAQLAAILAGTAKSASHLMFHDGDSPSVGYLRASGRALWKAICPFAAFTEIESLLDVVLDRQEEAAEEKGCCAEEAEKPEAADEDEAEGEAEGEESAEDAEEEDEEDAEEAEKDEESEEESEEDSGDEEAKADDNREEKTEEEDDDDKFSIELDADATYRALLDENGDALPGAYVPPHTEFRRQALLERKRRENERLRQLQLRLRALEVLQVYLEVNPRSSHSLSLLAALFGGFDRIALRSALSRQKKNAKTSATGGLHQHLAEKIQKVILDACVASRHRRRPTPAAAKSCDGAQAGSASDRACVLLEQGDRNATAVAAALLSWREAAWEGGDSHSGQGAKAAAASLGSMPPVVLLRGWNKPGQSRESLANCVTCEIVEDDGRARDLRASNTKLSATEKSLRKAWEAVETCIGLRALEVLETCIACRHLPQAQAAASCQYVGLNLLVFLFKVEQQAGEFFSQAIAGKSHGGAGGATWGGSVASQTLNLALNDWLTKRSSRQQQLDSAFFRFFAERRPEWMRFIDLLGAAQQRARGAFVRRECIAIGTAVARHPFFLSGRSADEAGKTRDRKQCRAEESDDEYPRDVGAKARESQSAGVHLRPCVTLDWDAWVLRGKKLRERRRGRPNKEAEGETEDTAAQLSPPLPVRQEVNETTFVALLEQLSASAEVAAAEASRGTFSSAGQMKASHREMLTSLKTILQASVTQLKSKGLLGGSLPVKQEDQAAQSVRSALEEEWTRVGERLLEAASKLQGQAGRHQGLYESIVRLVKILQGKKEEAPGSKARSVEAKREKRNEKRKRRDKR
- a CDS encoding hypothetical protein (encoded by transcript BESB_067220), which encodes MLKVIAISCTLLSLLTRADQAGGDDEGDAANTNAEAEDVVTEDSASSGKRWTVTAPVSCDSVIQNTGAAVFKSAALLSLIALAGEMGVDMVDEYAPQGNPRFDDAWETIFTRSFQIIGVLRRVAIGTIACQHTSSAIAAGPEFGYLQKTDQYDFY